From one Bacillus sp. FJAT-42376 genomic stretch:
- a CDS encoding glycosyltransferase, producing the protein MEDEKIPKVIHYCWFGNSAKPKLFLKCLESWKKHLPCYEIKEWNESNFDINSSQFAAEAYKARKFAFVSDYARLDILYKEGGIYLDTDVEVLKPLDPLLVHEGFSGFEDETHLQSGTMGAKKLHPMIKIFLEYYNDKMFVNSEGVFDMTTNTKIMTNLSKEYGLVQNNEFQNLNGSFAIYPRTYFSPYDYINGGTYISDDSYTIHHYAQTWLPASVRLKSRAKKAASRIIGPNAISAIRHMVSGKPQ; encoded by the coding sequence ATGGAGGATGAAAAAATTCCGAAAGTCATTCATTACTGCTGGTTTGGAAATAGTGCTAAACCTAAATTATTTTTAAAGTGTTTAGAAAGCTGGAAAAAGCATTTGCCTTGCTACGAAATCAAAGAATGGAATGAATCTAATTTCGACATAAATTCAAGTCAGTTTGCTGCAGAGGCATATAAGGCAAGGAAATTTGCATTCGTTAGTGATTATGCAAGACTTGATATTCTATATAAAGAAGGCGGAATCTATTTAGATACAGATGTAGAAGTATTAAAACCATTAGACCCTTTACTCGTTCATGAAGGATTTTCAGGATTTGAGGATGAAACGCATTTGCAATCAGGTACAATGGGAGCAAAGAAGCTTCACCCAATGATTAAGATATTTTTAGAGTATTATAACGATAAAATGTTCGTTAATAGTGAAGGTGTTTTTGATATGACAACCAATACCAAAATTATGACCAATCTTTCAAAAGAATATGGTCTGGTGCAAAATAATGAATTTCAAAACCTGAATGGGAGCTTTGCTATTTATCCAAGAACCTATTTCAGTCCTTATGATTATATCAATGGAGGCACCTACATTTCGGATGATAGTTATACAATTCACCACTATGCTCAAACATGGCTGCCTGCATCTGTAAGATTAAAAAGCAGAGCGAAAAAAGCAGCCAGCAGAATAATAGGTCCAAATGCGATATCTGCTATACGCCATATGGTATCAGGAAAGCCTCAATAA
- a CDS encoding oligosaccharide flippase family protein, which yields MRIKNSLKNIAVLVVSQLVMTAVGFVSRKIFIDYLGPDYLGLNGFFTNVISMLALVESGIGMSIVYHLYKPMSEGNKEKIIAYIQLYKKAYSFLAVIILVLSLLFLPFLGFILKGEEAIENLTIVYLIFVFKNLIYYFNAHRIALINADQKAYILSTLYFAVQLSTTLLRLVILIYTHNYILYLLVELGMSLAEAVISGLIAEKRYPYIKTKTKLSISEEEKRSLIKNVKALFISNIGTYLVFSTDTILIATFINISILGIYSNYSMIINQIASIVKPIISGASESVGNLIATESSEKQYFTFKVSNFVSFWIFSVSVIFSFHTIEPFINVWLGEGYLLDSAVFILILMDFYMKSMRATITIFKVKAGIFEQDKYMSLVEAAINLAASILLVHLIGLAGIFIGTMLSNILTSFWNIPRLVYKYIFNASLAHYFKSYCLYGMLTILACLITSALSQLLTFKLEENFLSLLIKGTLSLVVPSFIYSLLFCRTKEFLYVKMVGLGALSSISKKLKSRKLDVNL from the coding sequence ATGAGAATAAAAAACTCTTTGAAAAATATTGCTGTACTGGTCGTTTCCCAGCTCGTCATGACAGCTGTAGGTTTTGTATCCAGGAAAATTTTTATTGATTATCTAGGCCCGGATTACCTTGGGCTCAATGGGTTTTTTACCAATGTTATTTCCATGCTTGCACTGGTTGAGAGCGGCATAGGCATGAGTATTGTATACCACCTGTATAAGCCCATGTCAGAAGGGAATAAAGAAAAAATCATTGCATATATCCAATTATACAAAAAGGCGTATTCCTTCCTTGCAGTCATTATTTTGGTGCTTAGTTTGTTATTCTTGCCCTTCCTGGGATTTATTTTGAAAGGGGAAGAGGCGATTGAGAACTTAACCATTGTCTATTTAATTTTTGTTTTTAAAAATCTCATCTATTATTTTAATGCTCATCGCATCGCACTCATAAACGCTGATCAAAAAGCCTATATTTTATCCACTTTATATTTTGCTGTTCAATTGTCGACAACTCTCCTCAGACTGGTCATTTTGATTTATACTCACAACTATATTCTGTACTTGCTGGTAGAATTAGGAATGTCTCTTGCAGAAGCAGTAATAAGCGGACTGATTGCTGAAAAAAGATATCCCTATATTAAAACGAAAACTAAGCTGTCAATTTCGGAAGAAGAGAAAAGGTCCCTTATTAAGAACGTAAAGGCCCTGTTTATTAGCAATATTGGTACGTATTTAGTATTTAGCACGGATACAATATTGATAGCAACTTTTATTAATATCTCTATTTTGGGTATTTACTCCAACTACTCCATGATCATTAATCAGATTGCTTCTATAGTAAAGCCTATTATTAGTGGAGCGAGTGAGAGTGTAGGGAACTTGATTGCAACTGAAAGCAGTGAAAAACAGTATTTTACATTCAAGGTATCCAATTTCGTGAGTTTCTGGATATTTTCTGTTTCGGTTATTTTCTCCTTTCACACAATCGAGCCCTTCATAAATGTGTGGCTGGGAGAAGGGTATTTGCTTGACAGTGCTGTCTTTATCTTGATTTTAATGGATTTTTACATGAAGAGCATGAGAGCAACCATTACTATTTTTAAAGTGAAAGCAGGGATTTTCGAGCAGGATAAGTACATGTCACTAGTGGAGGCTGCTATCAATTTAGCTGCTTCTATTCTTTTGGTTCATCTAATTGGATTAGCCGGAATTTTTATCGGTACGATGCTGAGTAATATTTTAACCAGTTTTTGGAATATTCCTCGACTCGTGTATAAATATATATTTAATGCCTCTTTAGCTCATTACTTTAAAAGCTATTGTTTATATGGTATGTTAACCATCCTCGCATGCCTGATTACTTCTGCATTAAGTCAGCTTTTGACTTTCAAACTTGAAGAGAATTTCTTATCCCTTTTAATTAAAGGGACGTTGAGTCTGGTTGTGCCGAGTTTCATTTACTCTCTACTATTCTGTCGAACAAAAGAATTCCTCTATGTAAAAATGGTTGGACTAGGTGCTCTTTCATCCATTTCCAAAAAATTGAAGAGCAGAAAATTGGATGTGAATCTTTAA
- a CDS encoding EpsG family protein, with translation MTILWLLLFAVFLLSSFSRYFATDTQYGILGIQPNRLLILMVMILFSAVAGLRNNIGDTFFYAHAYMVNDYDWNFIFNNKDIAFGILQMALQHISDDPQILILTTAIITNILVIQVLNQYSRVVELSTYLYVTSGLFTVSMNGIRQFLAASIIFGGTILIFKGKRNLYFMLVIFASFFHLSALVLIPVYFLVRKKAWRAETFILLFLAVAAIVSFNQFSEGLFSLLQGTQYQEYREFSEGGASYVRVLVNAAPLIIAFLGRERFKEIFPQSDIIVNMSILGLIIMIISTQNWIFARFSIYFGLYNLILISWLPKLFKRKDEKLVYFMILIFYLIYFFYEQVISLDLDYKSDFLNLSYIILSF, from the coding sequence ATGACAATCCTATGGCTGCTGCTCTTCGCTGTATTTTTGTTATCATCATTTTCCAGGTATTTTGCAACTGATACCCAATATGGAATTCTGGGAATTCAGCCAAACCGCTTACTCATTTTAATGGTCATGATTTTATTCTCGGCAGTAGCGGGATTAAGGAACAATATTGGCGATACGTTTTTTTATGCCCATGCTTATATGGTTAATGATTACGATTGGAATTTTATCTTCAATAATAAAGATATAGCATTTGGCATTTTGCAAATGGCACTGCAGCATATTTCGGACGATCCGCAAATTTTGATTTTAACAACCGCTATCATAACAAATATATTGGTTATTCAAGTACTGAATCAGTATTCCAGAGTAGTTGAATTAAGCACGTACTTGTATGTTACGTCGGGTTTATTTACAGTTTCCATGAATGGAATCCGGCAGTTTCTGGCAGCTTCTATTATTTTTGGAGGAACGATCCTTATATTTAAAGGAAAAAGGAACCTCTACTTTATGCTTGTCATTTTTGCATCTTTTTTTCATTTATCGGCACTTGTTTTAATTCCGGTATATTTTTTAGTCCGAAAAAAAGCGTGGAGGGCAGAAACGTTTATTCTATTATTTTTAGCTGTTGCAGCAATTGTAAGCTTTAATCAATTCTCAGAAGGCTTATTTTCCTTGCTTCAAGGCACTCAGTACCAGGAGTATAGGGAGTTTTCTGAAGGAGGGGCAAGCTATGTCAGGGTACTGGTTAATGCTGCACCGCTGATCATTGCCTTTTTAGGGAGAGAGAGATTTAAAGAAATCTTTCCTCAAAGTGATATTATTGTGAACATGTCGATTCTTGGATTGATTATCATGATTATTTCGACACAGAACTGGATTTTTGCCAGATTCTCCATATATTTCGGACTATATAATCTTATTTTAATATCGTGGCTGCCAAAGTTATTTAAAAGAAAAGATGAAAAGTTAGTCTATTTTATGATATTGATTTTTTATTTGATTTATTTTTTTTATGAACAAGTCATATCACTGGATTTAGATTATAAAAGTGATTTTTTAAATTTGAGCTATATCATACTTTCATTTTAA
- a CDS encoding glycosyltransferase produces the protein MKKSILISSFDLAIGGVERSLIGLLDSIDYTKYSVDLLLFKHEGEFMPFLPKGPELLPEIPAYTTFRKSMANVLTSKHYRIFLGRLLARCSSAVYGKLKKIEEPGYLTIQYGWDYTSPILPELKKEYDAAIGFLWPHHFVGTKVKAKKKIGWIHTDYSNIKVNKRSDLRIWEKLDHIVAVSEDCSKTFVKEFPLLEYKTSVIENVLSPSFVKAQAKLFKPAEIKADKRKTILVSVGRLTPAKGFDEAVKACKRLVDEGYNIEWYIVGYGPLEAKLKMLIADLKLEDRFFLLGKKVNPYPYINACDIYVQPSRYEGKAVTVKEAQILGKPLVITNFPTAASQVKDGFDGKITSLGAEGIAEGIAYMIEDEELRIRLSNNLKAENYDNSSELDKLYKLIG, from the coding sequence TTGAAGAAATCAATATTAATTTCATCCTTTGATCTTGCTATTGGCGGTGTAGAAAGAAGTTTGATAGGTCTTTTAGATTCGATAGATTACACAAAATACAGCGTAGATCTTCTCCTTTTTAAACATGAAGGGGAGTTTATGCCTTTTCTTCCAAAAGGTCCTGAATTGCTTCCTGAAATACCGGCTTATACAACCTTTAGAAAATCAATGGCAAATGTATTAACGTCCAAGCATTATCGTATTTTCTTGGGAAGATTGCTGGCCAGGTGCTCCAGTGCAGTGTATGGGAAGCTGAAGAAAATTGAAGAACCCGGATATTTAACTATCCAATATGGGTGGGATTACACTTCTCCTATCCTTCCGGAGTTAAAAAAGGAATATGACGCAGCTATTGGATTTCTATGGCCGCATCATTTTGTGGGAACCAAGGTGAAAGCCAAAAAGAAAATTGGATGGATCCACACTGATTATTCCAATATTAAAGTAAATAAAAGGTCAGATTTGCGAATATGGGAAAAACTTGATCATATTGTCGCCGTATCAGAGGATTGCTCGAAAACATTTGTTAAGGAATTTCCGCTATTAGAATATAAAACGTCCGTTATCGAGAATGTACTATCCCCTTCTTTCGTAAAAGCGCAGGCAAAACTCTTTAAACCCGCAGAAATTAAAGCAGATAAAAGAAAGACCATTTTAGTTTCAGTTGGCCGTCTGACTCCGGCAAAGGGATTTGATGAAGCAGTAAAAGCATGCAAACGCTTAGTTGATGAAGGGTATAACATCGAATGGTACATAGTCGGATATGGTCCGCTTGAAGCCAAACTAAAAATGCTGATTGCCGATTTAAAATTAGAGGATCGGTTTTTTCTGCTGGGCAAAAAAGTGAACCCTTATCCTTATATAAATGCTTGTGACATCTATGTTCAGCCTTCACGCTATGAAGGGAAAGCTGTGACAGTCAAAGAGGCGCAAATTCTAGGGAAACCGTTGGTCATTACAAACTTCCCAACAGCCGCAAGTCAGGTGAAAGATGGATTTGATGGGAAAATTACCTCTTTAGGTGCTGAAGGAATTGCTGAAGGAATTGCCTATATGATTGAGGACGAAGAATTAAGGATCCGGCTGTCTAATAATTTGAAGGCTGAAAACTATGATAATTCCTCGGAGTTAGATAAATTGTATAAATTAATCGGTTAA
- a CDS encoding right-handed parallel beta-helix repeat-containing protein → MSEEKKNGLSGLQNGNSYGFFGSYRLELDRWKINNVGQDAVNTSKGINEAIKWARNEGYAELVFPAGTYLIDENNPIHPASYMTLNLNGSTFKIRDNSLSGYAVISYTNQVHARITNGIIQGDRIHHDYKSIEGTHEWGMGIRIGTESSANCRFITLDHLEIYDCTGDAISTSNLFGLLEEYRFGGSFEPGGINPADGKNSAEDNRIRSNIRIDLTKQEIQNFGYFGLYGNGYGELGSDIQSQYYDLYFFSNTHEYLSAARMIKFFDEVDLMEGAAYAKVVIHQSKLPSEKNTLITVRVPQFPRNVSIENCVLHHCRRQGISVTGGKHIYIKSCDIHHISGTDPQAGVDIEDGYDLNQFIYIDGNNFSYISGYNIVAVDGKFIHITNNRMTAITKYASLAINEGADSVIIANNYFDKASSILAGEILLGQNYFYGCSLRIQGIGRQMLLYNNMFHNCGITVSKEMAYTVNFKGCKFFNDQQKSTSFSEFFYTLTLEKQPQIFTDCVFEGPDSNYLNYIMNGTSDGWIYNHSIFFNLLKTTGLVPGSYTGCKFIGGPGQVCNFTLGIPGNTDAKYTFLNCMFDSNGTDDILSVTASIKQLTILTSEIKGSTGRVVKVKNIFQNFILKGCIIQYSTQSGSGPLVSIDKEFNGKLALIQDNLFNGFNGRIGVSVDVVPSKATRVITKENVFQNSALKYKNNEYLSSNVIF, encoded by the coding sequence ATGAGTGAGGAGAAAAAAAACGGATTGAGCGGCTTACAAAATGGAAACTCATATGGATTTTTTGGCTCTTACAGATTGGAACTGGACCGCTGGAAAATTAATAACGTGGGACAAGATGCAGTAAATACTTCAAAGGGTATTAATGAAGCCATAAAATGGGCACGTAATGAAGGGTATGCTGAACTTGTTTTTCCAGCGGGAACTTATTTAATTGATGAAAATAACCCTATTCACCCTGCTAGTTATATGACATTAAATTTAAATGGGTCTACATTTAAAATAAGAGACAATAGTCTCTCAGGGTATGCTGTTATTAGTTACACCAATCAAGTGCATGCTAGAATTACAAACGGGATTATTCAGGGAGACAGGATCCATCACGATTACAAGTCAATAGAAGGTACTCATGAATGGGGTATGGGTATCCGGATTGGAACGGAGTCCTCTGCTAATTGCAGGTTTATTACTTTGGATCACTTAGAGATTTATGATTGTACAGGTGACGCGATCAGCACCTCCAATCTTTTTGGGCTGCTGGAAGAATATCGCTTTGGAGGATCCTTCGAGCCGGGAGGCATTAATCCGGCAGACGGGAAAAACAGTGCAGAAGATAACCGGATTCGTTCAAACATAAGGATTGACCTGACTAAACAGGAGATACAAAATTTTGGGTATTTCGGTTTGTATGGAAATGGATATGGAGAATTGGGCTCGGATATTCAATCTCAATACTATGATTTATATTTCTTTAGTAATACTCATGAATATCTTTCAGCTGCCAGAATGATTAAATTTTTTGATGAAGTTGATTTAATGGAAGGAGCGGCATATGCAAAGGTAGTTATTCATCAGAGTAAACTTCCATCTGAAAAGAATACGCTTATTACTGTAAGGGTCCCTCAATTCCCCAGAAACGTAAGTATTGAAAATTGCGTTTTGCACCATTGCAGACGTCAGGGCATCAGTGTAACGGGCGGTAAACATATCTATATTAAATCCTGTGACATACATCATATAAGCGGTACAGATCCCCAAGCAGGAGTTGATATAGAAGATGGCTATGATTTAAATCAGTTCATTTATATAGATGGAAATAATTTCTCTTACATCAGCGGCTATAACATAGTTGCCGTAGACGGGAAATTTATACACATCACCAACAATCGAATGACTGCCATCACCAAATATGCTTCCTTGGCCATAAATGAAGGGGCAGACAGTGTTATTATAGCAAATAATTATTTTGATAAAGCCAGTTCTATATTGGCAGGTGAAATCTTGCTTGGACAGAATTATTTTTATGGGTGTTCTTTAAGGATACAGGGAATCGGCAGACAAATGCTTCTATATAATAATATGTTTCATAATTGCGGTATAACCGTTTCAAAAGAAATGGCCTATACAGTAAATTTCAAAGGCTGCAAGTTTTTTAATGACCAGCAAAAAAGCACCTCTTTTTCAGAATTTTTCTATACTCTTACTTTAGAAAAACAGCCTCAAATCTTTACGGATTGTGTTTTTGAAGGTCCAGATAGTAATTACCTGAATTATATAATGAATGGAACTTCCGATGGCTGGATATACAACCATTCCATCTTTTTTAATCTATTAAAGACAACAGGTCTGGTTCCCGGATCATATACCGGATGCAAATTTATAGGCGGACCGGGTCAAGTATGCAATTTTACTCTTGGTATACCAGGAAATACGGATGCCAAATATACTTTTTTAAACTGTATGTTTGATTCAAATGGAACAGATGATATTCTATCGGTCACTGCTTCCATAAAGCAACTAACAATCCTTACATCCGAGATTAAAGGAAGCACCGGCCGGGTAGTAAAAGTGAAAAATATTTTCCAAAATTTCATATTAAAAGGCTGCATTATTCAGTACTCAACCCAAAGTGGCAGTGGACCGCTAGTTAGTATCGATAAAGAATTTAATGGAAAGCTTGCTTTGATTCAAGATAATTTATTCAACGGCTTTAACGGCAGGATTGGGGTTTCTGTGGATGTGGTTCCTTCTAAGGCGACAAGAGTAATCACAAAAGAAAATGTTTTTCAAAACTCGGCACTTAAGTACAAGAACAATGAGTACTTATCCAGCAATGTTATTTTTTAG
- a CDS encoding aminotransferase class I/II-fold pyridoxal phosphate-dependent enzyme — protein sequence MEQAIMQKRIYLSPPHMSGKELEYINEAFHTNWIAPLGPNVDAFEEELAQKTGVRAAAAVSSGTAAIHLALILLGVKQGDTVFCSSLTFVATANPILYQGADPVFIDSEPDTWNMSPYALERALKDAAEKGTLPKAVIVVNIYGQSAKMDELITLCNLYDVPMIEDAAESLGSEYKGKSSGTFGYFGIYSFNGNKIITTSGGGMLVSNDIDAIEKAKFLASQSRDPAVHYQHSSIGFNYRLSNVLAGIGRAQLKILDDRVAARRAIFDLYKKDLSDLKGVHFMPELQETKSNRWLTALMISGEETGSSVNHLIRAMSEENIEVRPVWKPLHLQPIFKGRKFYAHMDKDFSTYVFKNGICLPSGSNLSNEDQMRIIGIVKKILQTY from the coding sequence ATGGAACAGGCCATTATGCAAAAGAGAATCTACTTGTCGCCTCCGCATATGAGCGGGAAAGAACTTGAGTATATTAATGAAGCTTTTCATACGAATTGGATTGCTCCTCTAGGTCCAAATGTGGACGCTTTTGAAGAAGAGCTTGCTCAGAAAACTGGAGTCAGAGCCGCCGCTGCCGTTAGCTCAGGTACAGCAGCGATTCATCTGGCTCTTATTTTATTGGGTGTAAAACAAGGAGATACTGTATTCTGCTCTTCCCTTACTTTTGTTGCTACGGCTAATCCTATTTTGTATCAAGGGGCCGATCCGGTTTTTATAGACTCTGAACCAGATACATGGAACATGTCTCCTTACGCATTGGAAAGAGCACTAAAAGATGCAGCGGAGAAAGGCACTCTTCCCAAAGCAGTTATTGTCGTAAATATTTATGGGCAAAGTGCCAAAATGGATGAGCTGATTACTCTATGCAATTTATATGATGTTCCGATGATAGAAGATGCAGCAGAATCACTAGGCTCCGAGTATAAAGGCAAATCGAGCGGAACATTTGGCTACTTCGGGATTTATTCGTTCAATGGCAACAAGATTATTACTACATCAGGCGGGGGAATGCTTGTATCAAATGATATAGATGCAATTGAAAAGGCAAAATTCCTTGCATCCCAGTCAAGGGATCCTGCAGTTCATTATCAGCACAGTTCCATCGGTTTTAATTATCGATTGAGTAATGTATTAGCAGGAATCGGCAGGGCTCAATTAAAAATACTAGATGACCGGGTAGCTGCCAGAAGAGCAATTTTTGATTTATATAAAAAGGATTTATCAGATTTAAAGGGTGTTCACTTTATGCCAGAGCTGCAAGAAACGAAATCAAATCGTTGGCTCACAGCATTAATGATTTCAGGAGAAGAGACAGGGTCTTCGGTAAATCATTTAATTCGTGCCATGTCCGAGGAGAATATAGAAGTCCGGCCGGTATGGAAACCTCTTCATTTACAGCCCATTTTTAAAGGCCGGAAATTTTATGCCCATATGGATAAAGATTTCTCCACCTATGTTTTTAAAAATGGAATTTGTCTTCCTTCAGGCTCAAACTTATCCAACGAGGATCAGATGCGCATAATTGGAATTGTAAAAAAAATCCTTCAGACCTATTAA
- a CDS encoding sugar transferase: protein MKRSFDILAAFILLLIFLIPMIILATLIGLKIGRPVFFTQTRPGLHEKPFLLLKFRSMTEERDENFELLPDEKRLTPFGRFLRKYSLDELPQLLNVLKGDISLVGPRPLLMEYLPLYSMQQKRRHEVKPGITGWAQINGRNAITWEEKFELDLWYIRNQSFGLDMKILFLTFLKALKSEGIQQEGFATAEKFKGSGLT from the coding sequence TTGAAACGTTCCTTTGATATACTGGCTGCATTTATTTTATTACTTATTTTTTTGATTCCTATGATTATACTTGCCACCCTGATAGGGCTGAAAATCGGCCGGCCAGTTTTCTTTACTCAAACAAGACCAGGTCTCCATGAAAAACCATTCCTGCTGCTCAAATTCCGGTCTATGACAGAAGAAAGAGATGAAAATTTTGAATTGCTGCCTGATGAAAAGCGGTTAACCCCTTTTGGGAGATTTCTAAGAAAGTACAGTTTAGATGAACTGCCACAGTTGTTAAATGTTCTTAAAGGGGATATTAGCCTCGTAGGACCAAGGCCTCTATTAATGGAGTATTTGCCACTTTATTCTATGCAGCAGAAAAGAAGGCACGAAGTTAAACCGGGAATAACTGGATGGGCTCAGATAAATGGAAGAAACGCTATTACCTGGGAAGAGAAATTTGAACTTGATCTATGGTATATCCGTAATCAGAGCTTTGGACTTGATATGAAAATTCTTTTTCTTACATTTTTAAAGGCATTAAAGTCTGAAGGAATTCAACAAGAAGGATTTGCAACAGCTGAAAAATTTAAAGGATCCGGCTTGACCTGA
- a CDS encoding acetyltransferase, which translates to MKSLIIIGNGGHSKVVQEIANLSGLFNIAAVLDDSFSEKKILNGMIYGPVSIYSDFNYDSNQYFIAIGDNYTRERMAERLALPAERYANLFHPSAIISHSAIIGCGIVVMPNSVINAAAKIGNHSIINTGSIIEHDTMISDYVHISPNAVLTGNVQVGSGTHIGASATLIPGVVVGSRSIIGAGSCVIKNIPSNCTAYGVPAHLKKTDKREEI; encoded by the coding sequence ATGAAGTCCCTTATCATTATTGGAAACGGCGGACACAGTAAAGTGGTTCAGGAGATTGCCAATCTGAGTGGATTGTTTAATATTGCAGCAGTCCTGGACGATTCCTTTTCGGAAAAAAAAATACTGAATGGCATGATTTATGGACCCGTTTCAATTTACTCCGATTTTAATTACGATTCTAATCAATATTTTATTGCCATAGGTGATAACTATACACGTGAAAGAATGGCAGAAAGATTAGCATTGCCGGCTGAAAGATATGCTAATCTATTTCACCCCAGCGCGATTATAAGCCATTCAGCTATTATCGGATGCGGCATAGTCGTCATGCCAAATAGTGTAATCAATGCTGCCGCTAAAATCGGAAATCACAGTATCATCAATACCGGATCCATCATTGAACATGACACGATGATCTCTGATTATGTTCATATTTCACCAAATGCAGTATTAACAGGAAATGTACAAGTCGGAAGCGGAACCCACATTGGAGCTTCTGCAACACTCATACCTGGTGTAGTGGTCGGAAGCCGGTCGATAATTGGAGCCGGTTCTTGTGTTATAAAAAACATTCCCTCTAATTGTACGGCATATGGTGTGCCTGCGCATTTAAAAAAGACAGACAAAAGGGAGGAGATTTAA
- a CDS encoding polysaccharide pyruvyl transferase family protein: MKICTITSHNVYNHGASLQAYALMKYLINCGHETVIINYRPDYLSKDYNFFSIDNPKWEKSIPARLFYITLKFPGRLIALKRKKAFDQFTEKYLILTDKEYKSNKELKNNPPIADAYICGSDQIWNSLHQNGKDPAFYLDFVPPGKRRASYAPSFATDFIDKELETFVYTQVKNLHLISVREKSGVELLKKLKIDSAVSVLDPVFLLGKNCWEELGNEKIPGEYILIYDFENNHHIKKLAIDLAKETGLKIYTISTGMRNYGDKNFRFIGPLMFVSLIKNAKYVISNSYHAAVFSIIFRIPFAIFYRSESINTRMRDLLEELNLSDRIVQSSEQRSRDVFREPINFEYSEEIIQRWMNFSKTYINCALTMEAESFNLLE; encoded by the coding sequence ATGAAGATTTGTACAATCACCAGCCACAATGTCTACAATCATGGGGCATCTCTCCAGGCCTATGCATTGATGAAATACTTGATAAACTGCGGCCATGAGACAGTGATAATAAATTACAGACCAGATTATTTAAGTAAAGATTACAATTTCTTCAGCATTGACAATCCAAAATGGGAAAAGAGTATACCGGCTAGGTTATTTTATATAACGTTGAAATTTCCAGGAAGACTAATAGCCCTTAAAAGAAAAAAAGCCTTTGACCAATTTACTGAAAAATACTTAATTCTAACGGACAAAGAATATAAGTCAAATAAAGAGCTGAAAAATAATCCGCCGATTGCAGATGCTTACATTTGCGGGAGCGATCAAATATGGAACAGCCTGCATCAAAATGGCAAGGATCCTGCATTCTATTTGGATTTTGTACCTCCAGGTAAACGGCGGGCTTCTTATGCCCCTAGTTTTGCTACAGACTTTATTGATAAAGAGCTGGAGACGTTTGTCTATACGCAAGTGAAAAACTTACACTTAATATCAGTGAGAGAAAAAAGCGGAGTAGAATTACTGAAAAAATTAAAAATAGATAGTGCAGTAAGTGTTCTGGACCCCGTATTTCTTCTGGGGAAAAATTGCTGGGAAGAACTGGGCAACGAGAAAATCCCAGGAGAATATATATTAATATATGACTTTGAGAATAATCATCATATAAAAAAATTAGCAATCGATCTGGCTAAAGAAACGGGGTTGAAAATTTATACAATCAGTACAGGAATGAGAAACTATGGAGACAAAAATTTTCGATTTATAGGTCCTCTGATGTTTGTCTCTTTAATAAAAAATGCTAAATATGTCATTTCGAATTCTTATCATGCAGCTGTGTTTTCAATCATTTTTAGAATTCCGTTTGCTATTTTCTACAGGAGTGAATCAATCAATACAAGAATGCGTGACTTATTGGAGGAACTAAATCTTTCGGACCGAATCGTTCAATCTTCAGAACAAAGGAGCAGGGATGTGTTCCGTGAGCCAATCAACTTCGAATATTCGGAAGAAATTATACAAAGATGGATGAATTTTTCTAAAACATATATAAATTGTGCACTAACCATGGAAGCAGAATCATTTAATCTTCTTGAATAG